TTTAATTACACTGCGATCTCAATTGTTGGTCAAACCATGAGCGATGGTAATCCTGTTCCAGGAGACCATGATGGCATGGCAACTTTTGTTGGCCCCAGAGGAACTACTATCCTGGTTCGGAACCACGAACTAAGTCCAGATGAGGATAAGTTTGGTAATACCAGTGGAGTGATTGCACCATCTGAGAAGAAATATGACCAAATTAATGCAGGTGGTACTACTACCTTGGTAGTTGGGCCAGCCCGGCGATTGGTCAGAGATTATGCTTCTTTGGCTGGCACAATTCGTAACTGTGCTGGAGGCCCAACACCTTGGGGAACCTGGATCAGTTGTGAAGAAACCTTCAACAAAGGTGATGTGGGTGTTGTACGGCATGGTTACAACTTTGAAGTTCCCGCTAATGCAGAAATTGGTTTGGCAGACCCCATACCTCTGAAAGCTATGGGACGCTTTAGTCATGAAGCTGTGGCTGTAGATCCAGCAACTGGGTATATTTACGAAACAGAAGACCGTGGAGATAGTTGTTTTTATCGTTTCGTTCCTGCTGTAGGTAAGCCAAATGCACCTGGACAGTTAGTCCAAGGTGGCAAGCTTTATGCCCTAAAAGTTGTAGACAAGCCTACCCTCAACACGACAAATAATCCTAATAGTGCCGGTACTATTGGGTTGGTTCCTGTTGGTGTACCACTAAAAGTAGAGTGGGTTCCCATTGAGAATCCTGATCCAGACGTCGAGGACAAAGCCCAGGGATTAGGAGTCCGCTACGAAGCCCAATCTAAAGGCGCGGCAATTTTCTACCGTGGTGAGGGAGCCTGGTATGCTAAGGGTTTAATTTATTTTGTTGCTACTCAAGGTGGCCCTCCTGCTGTAGATAGTACGGTAGGTAACGGTCAGGTTTGGGTTTATGACCCGAAAGCAGAAACAGTTACATTGCTAGTCGAAGCTGCACCGAGTGGAGAATTACTTGATGAGCCTGACAACATTACTGTAGCTCCCTTCGGAGACCTTTTCCTTTGCGAAGATGGCGGTGGTGAACAATTTGTTGTTGGTGTGGACACCAAGGGAGAACTTTATCAGTTTGCACGTAATGCCTACAACGAAAGCGAATTTGCTGGGGCCTGTTTTTCTCCAGATGGTCAGACATTGTTTGTCAACATGCAAAATCCTGGCATTACGTATTGTATTTGGGGACCTTGGCTAGGTAAAAGCTAAATTCTTCATACGGTTTTGGGTGCATCTGTAAACTGTTTCTTCCTTTTCAAAGTTTGGGCGATCGCATACTTAGCTACTGATTAAAAATATGAAAACTCGCCTCAGTCGACGTTTATTTTTAGCTTTCAGTACGATCACTGCCAGTCTCGTTATAGGGTCTAAATGGCTTAAACCAGCTCTGGCAAAATTTACTACTGAGGAAGGCGACACAGTACAATCAGGAGATGTAACTGACACCAGTGCGATCATCTGGGCGCGTAACAATGCTGAAACTAATGCTCGTCTTGTGGTGGAAATAACTACATTGCGTAGGTTCCGAAAATTAGTGCAGACTGTGAAAGGCCCACAAGTAAGCCAGAACACTGACTATACTGGCAAAGTTGACATTTCCCGATTACGTCCTAACCAAACTTACTACTACCGGGTGCTTTGGGAAGATAGTCAGAACAAAGCCCGACAAGGTGGAGTTGGCGTTTTTCGCACCGCACCTACTCCCGTGCAAACGCGTCCAGTCCGGTTTGTCTGGCTAGCAGATTTAGCTGGTCAAGGCTGGGGCCGTAACCCCGACTTAGAAATTACTACTACTGAAGGTGATGTCATCAAGGGAGGATATGTCGCCTTTGAGGTGATGCGTAGGTTTGAGCTAGACTTTGCCGTGTTCCTTGGTGACAACATCTACGCTGATAACGAGATTCCCAGCCAAAAAGGCATCCCTGTGGAAGTTGGGGGCGGTACTTGGGTGAATAATCCTCCAAAAGATTTTCAAGCAGTCTCTTTGGCAGAATTTCGAGAAAACTGGAAATATAACCTAGAGGACGATAAATTACGACGCTTTTTGGCACAAACTCCTATTTATATCCAGTGGGATGACCACGAAGCTGTCAATAACTGGTATCCGGGCGAGATTTTAACAGAAGCACCTTACAATGGACTATCTGCTGATGTTCTCGCAGAAAGGGCCAAGCAAGCATTGTTTGAATATAGTCCGATTCGTGGTGACAAGATTTACCGCAAGTATAGATATGGTAAGCATCTCGAACTGTTTTTGTTAGATGAGCGGTCTTATAGAGGACCCAACACTGAGAACAGTAATCCCAATGGCATAGAGATGCTGGGACAAGAACAATTTGAATGGCTGAAAAAAAGTTTAAAGGCTTCCCAAGCAACTTGGAAAGTCATTTCATCAGATGATCCTTTTTCTATTGTCACAGGCTCAACGAGCGATCGCGATGCTTGGGGTCAAGGTTCACCAGAAGTTTTAGGTCGGGAAGTCCAACTTAGTCAATTGCTGCAATTTATCAAAAATGAAGGGATCAAAAATGTCGTTGTGATTACGGCAGATGTACACTATGCAGCAGCTATTTCCTATGAACCAGAACGGGCTGTATTTAAAGACTTTAATCCTTTCTGGGAGTTTGTAGTTGGTCCAATCCACGCAGGTGCTTTTGGTCAAAATGAACTCGATCCTAGTTTTGGTCCCAAGTATGAATACGTAAGAGCGCCGCAAACCGCAACATCTCAACTTCCCCAAAATTTACCACCGCCAAACCTGCATTCCTTTGGCTTGGCAGAGGTGAATTCTCAAGGTCAATTACTAGTACGTATTCACGATATTACAGGTAAGGTTTTGTACGAAAAATTACTAAATCCCCAGAGTTAATCACAAAGGAAATTTGGTATCACAATTGGGATTTCCAACAAATTAGACTCTACCTTACTCAAAAGCCTCTACCTCGTTACTGAGAGAATCTATCGATTTTCTCAGTTTTTCTGTTGGGATACACGTTCTGAATAGGTGGCGATCGCATCATCATTATGATGCGACCTTATAAGGTTAGCTGAAATTATTTAGAAACTTAAGGTGGTTCTCACAGCACCAATTACTATATCGTTGTTATTAGAGTTATGATCAGGTGCTGTTAGCCAGATTATGCCTGGTGTAATCGTGATATTATTTGTCAATTGATACTGATAAAAACCTTCAATGTGATAGGAAGTATCTTGGTCTTCAGGCAATTCACTGATGCTGGAACTAGTGACTTTCGGCTCCATACCAAAAATCAATCCTATCAAGTTTCCTTGCTTGCCTAAGTCGGAAATTCCGAGAGTAACAGCATAATTCCAGGTTTGGAAATCTCCCCGGTCAACTCTACCTCCCAATGTAGATAAGGTACGATTGCTAGTATAGCCAACCCAACCACCCAAGGTAATTTTGGGAGCAACACGGAAGGATGCTTCTACACCATAGGAATTGCTAGAGAATGGTACCTCAGTAAAGTTCACTCCTGAAGGAGATTCCACATTCAAATTAGCTGCATTACTCCCCGTATCTGTTGTTCTTTTGTAAGAATTGATATACGTCAAGCCAATTTCCAAGTTTTCGCTTGGTTCAATTGTTAGCTGCGCTAGCAAACCATAAGGCCCGTTAAACAAACCATCTCCTGATTCTGGATCATTAGCATCTTCTGCTAAATAGCCTAGACTCAGTTCCAAAGCTTCAGTGAATTTATGGGAGATTCCCACTCCTGCCCCATTTACCTGATAATAAATTGGGTTGCGAGTGCCAAACCTTGACAAAGCACCAAATGCACCATCTCCATCAAAAAGGTTAATGGTCTCGGTAATATCTTCTGCATCACCCTCATTGGCAATAGCGATCACAGAAGTATTTTCTCCTAAAGGAAATTTGTACCACAAGGAATCAAGTAAGGCATCATTTGTACCTTCTTCTTCTCCTTCTGTAAAAAAGAATTTTCCTTCTGGTGTGCCAAGTTCCGAATCTTTGATATTAGAAGCTTGAATTCTTGTGAAGAGTGTGTCTTTACCAGAAAAGCTAGTTACAAATTCTAAACGCGATCGCGCTCCTAAAGCTGTATTTTTATCTTCAATTTCTTCCCCATTTATTTTATTCCCTGCCAAAACATCAGTTAAAGCAACAACAACTTGTCCTTGCAGTTTGGTTGTGGTAGAAAATTGATTCGCTTCCAATTCAGCAGTGTGTGCTTCCACTGTATCCACACGACCCCGCAGAGTTGACAGTTCCGCAGCAAATTCTTCCTGTAACTTTTGTAGGGTTGCTAAATCTTCTTTGGTTATTAAACTTTCCGTATTAGTAGCAATCAATTCATTGATTCGATCAAGACAAGCATTTAAACCAGCAGCAAATTCATAACGTGTCAACGTATGATTACCGCGATAAGTTCCATTAGGATAGCCAGCAATACAGCTGTAGCGTTCTACCAAAGATTGCAATGCGCCAAATGCCCAGTCTGTCGGTTGGACATCAGAAAACTGAGAAACTGATGTCACCTGAGCCATCGGGTGATTGCCACTATTTTCAAAATTATTCGTGATTTCTAATTTTTGATTAGAAACTAAAGGGAAGTCTTTTTTCTGAATTTCTTCTCTTTGGTTATTTATTTTTACTTGCTGAGCTGCTGCAAAAGCTGTATTTGCAGTCATTAAGACTATACCAATAGCAGAGCTAGCGAGTATAAATATCCTCACATTAATTTTCATTTATTAACTTGATCTCCTCACACTTTTACAACCTGAAGCTATATCAGCATTTACAAAAAAGAAGGATGAAAAATTCATCCTTCTTACTTGTTTTCAGAAGACTTACTTGTGATTTTCACTTTCACTTAATTGCCAGCGCTTCAAAAGTTGAGCACGGTTTGTCCGCAAGTTTGCACGACTGCGTTCCTCTGGATAGGGAACATCATCTCCCTTAATTCCTGTCCAGAGAATTTCGTTGAACTCTTCCGGATCTAGCTTGTCTTCAACTCTAAAATTGAAGTCTTTAGTTTTCTGGGCCCACCACTTTCGATCACGAAGAATAGGCATGGCTGCTGTCTTCTGTGCATTTGGATCTTTACAAGCTGGTACTAAGTTTGGGTCTACAGGATCAGCACATAAGTTACCTGGCACAACCGCTACATAAGGAGCAAAATTGGGATTTTTGGTGAAGGCATCTGACATCGGTTCCGCATTGGCATCATTCATACCAAGATAACCAATACCTAACAAGTCCTCCATTGTCCGCAACATGCTAACGGTGTTGTAATTAGTGCTAACGAGCGCACCCCGCTTGGTGTAGGGTGAGATAATGTAGGCTAGAGAGCGGTGAGAATCAACGTGATCAGGACCATTTTGGGAGTCATCTTCAATCACAAAGATGGCTGTTTCTTTCCACTCTGGCATACGGGAAATTTTTTCTACTAGCAAGCCTACTGCATAGTCATTATCTGCCATTTGCAGTTCTGGAGTATTTAGTCCCGCTACTGCCTTATCAAACTCACCAAAGTGGTCATGAGGCAGACGCACTAGCATCAAGTCTGGTAAACCATGCTCTTCAACATCCCTTGCCCATTCGTTATATAGATAGATGTCAGAGTTCTTTTGATCATATCCCCGATAATAAATATCAGTTTTATCTTGCAATACAGCCTTGCCAACTGGAGCTTGGGGAATTTTATCAGCAGCAGGTTTTGCTGAGATGGGAATGTAAGGTGGTTGGTTAGGATCGGGGTTAGCAATGGGTTTTGTAGGATCGGTTTGGTCAGTGTTGTAGTAGATACTATCAACAAAGAAACCATAATTGCGTACCTTCTTCCCAGCACGTAATGCAGCATCCCAAAGGTAACCACCAATAGCATTAGATTCTAGTTCACCATCGCCTTCTGGAGCATTTACATCTGTGTTTCCAGGCAAGATGGAAGAACTACCAGACGGATCTATCACTCCGGTAACGCGGGTAGTTACTGGTGATGGTTGAGGTGAAGTCTGCTCTAAGTTAAGGATGGTATTACGATTAGTTCCTTCGTAATCGTAAGTTAAACCATTAAATCCAGCGTTACCGTAGAGAACTGACTGGGTTTTTTCAGTATAGTCTGTTGTACGAGCGTAGGTAGACCAGTTCCAACCAACACCACTAGATTCACCACTGTCATAAAAATTATCAAAGGTAACAAACTCAAGAGCAAGTTTGTGATGATTGGGCGAAATACGTTGTGGAAATAGGGTAAGTTCTGGATCACCATTACCAATTGGTAAGTCACCAAGTACTTGGTCGTAGGTACGATTTTCTTTAACTATATAAATGACGTGCTTGATCTTATTCTGAAGAAAGTTCATCATCGGGTCTGACCGACGATTGTTAAAACCGTTGTTTTTGTATACCTGTACCGAAAGAGTAGCTAAAATTGCCCGATGAGGAATTGGAATCACTGAAATACCAGCTTTTTCCAAGGCCCAATTATACTCATTTCTAAAGGTGGTATTACGTGCTTGTCCTGCTGGTGTTGTCCGGCTATTTGAAGGGTTAGGGCCACTACTACTCTTAGCATTGACAATATAAAGTTTGCCACTATCTTGACTGACGCTCACAGAGTTAGGATACCAGCCAGTGGGAATGCGTCCAATCACCCGACCATTTCGCAATTCTACGACAGCAACAGCATTTTCTCCACCTAAGGTAACATAAAGCCTATTTCCATCTCGACTGAGGGCTAGGGAGTTAGGATTTGCACCTTTGTATTTGTCACCAGCACGAGATAGGGAGATATTCTTAATAACTTTATTGTTACTGGTATTGATGACAGAAATCGAATCACTGTTGCCGTTAGCTACGTACAGGCGACTTTGGTCAGGCGAAAGCTGCATTTTATTAGGCTGATCACCTACAGGGATACGGGTAATTGTCCCAGAAGCAATATCAACAGCAAGTACTTCATTATCGCGTTGGCTGGTGACGAATACCTTAGCAACTGCACCACTTTTCGTATTCTGAAGAGCTACATCAAAAGGAAATTCCCCTGTAGCTTCTTTACTACCAGGCACAAAAAACTTAATTTCCTGACTTACCTGACGAGTAGTAGTCTCAATAATTGAGATTGAGTCGTTCTCGAAATTAGCAGCTACTAAAGTTTTACCGTCTTTACTAACAGCAATACCAGCTACAACTGCTCCTGTCGCTATGGATTTTGCTGGTGTATCTTTTAACAGACCACCATCGTATTTAGGAAAAGGATCATTTTGGTTAGAATTATGACCCAGTAAAATAAAAGGAGCATCTGGTGCGTATTCTTTACCATTGAACGCATAAACATAGATGCGATCGTCTATTCCACCTGATACGTAGAAGCGTTTACCGTCTGGGGCCCAAGCTAAACCATTGTATGTATTGGGAATATTGAGTTGCTGTCTTTTTATTAAGCTACCACTACTGACGTCATAGACAAACACCCATTCTGCCTTTGGTGTTTTGACAGCAGTTGGTTTCCCTGTTAAGGGGTCTAGCACAGGATAAGTAAAAGTATCACCTGTTTTTTCATTCTTGAAATTTTGATTGTAACCACTTGTCAGTATCAGTAGAGTTTTACCATCAGGACTGAGGGCAGTGGTTACAGCTTCAGCAGCATCAGCATTATCATCTGCACGTAATTCTGTGCCTAAAGGAGCAAAAGTTGAACCTGGTGCTGCTGCGGGTGTGATGATCTGGCCTGTAGGTAATAAAGCTGCACCATCTTTTAAGTTACCAACTGGATTGGTAGTCCTAGCACTAGCTGATTGTATATTTGCACTCAAGGCTGTTGCTAGTATCAGACCTAGTAGATATTCTTGATTTTTGCTAACTTTCATTGTGTTTAATTATACTTTAAATATTATCGCAATAGTCATCGTAGGTGATCGCTCACCAGTACAAACGGAAATCTCTTTCCAAATCAGAATCTATAGATATAGATATTTACAGCTAATGGTTAAACCATAGATATTGTTCGGTTATGTTTTAGTTATAAAAAAAGTTATAAATTAATAAATTATAAATTTTATGAATTTAGATTCTAAATATTGTTATTTAGTTGCTGAATGAGTCAATAAATTACTAAAAAAGCTACAAATTTTTGTATTTATTTACATTGATTTTGTTCATTTTTAAGCGTTACATAAGTGTGGGCGATCGCTATTTTTATTAACCTCACTTTCTCTTGGAATTTGGTCTAATCCTTATTTTTATAATCATGTGGTGGAAGAACCTCCTAAAGGTACTCCATCTTAATAGAGGTAGTTCGTATAGTCCTAATAAAGCTGCTGCAACGATAAAAGGTAAAAAGTAGTAAACCCCCCTATATGCCAGTAATGACCCCAAAATTGCCGCCGCCGAAACTCGAGAAGAAAGAATCAGTAAAATTACAGTTTCAAATACTCCTAATCCTCCAGGAACATTGCTGATAACACCAGCAAACATCGCCAGTAAATAGATTCCCAAAAAGTCAAGATAGGACAAAGATGTATTTGCAGGCAATAGAATATAAAGAACAGCTGCTGCAAATACCCAGTCACAACTAGAAACAACTATTTGAGCAAGAGATATTTTAAAACTAGGAAATTTAAACTCATGAGAGTGAATCCTTAAAGGTTGTTTAATAAACAGACTTCCTAATAAATAAGTGATGATTAATAGCAGAAAAATGATACCAATAGGACGCACGGTAGCAAAAGGTAAATGCAGTTGAGTGGGAATAGTTAAAGGATTAGCAAGAAATATAAACCCAGCTAAAGCAAACATTCCCAACCAGAAGGTAAAATTGACAAAAGCAATGATTTGGGCGATCGCTAACGATGATATGCCCCAAGTTGAGTAAAAACGATAACGGATTGCACTACCAGT
Above is a genomic segment from Fischerella sp. JS2 containing:
- a CDS encoding alkaline phosphatase PhoX, whose translation is MSFSRRRFLSLAGVTAAGVTVVSPLEAFYARVARGQARTGIGYGTLKPKLPVNYRELTSTVIGDLSRIPLLELPPGFNYTAISIVGQTMSDGNPVPGDHDGMATFVGPRGTTILVRNHELSPDEDKFGNTSGVIAPSEKKYDQINAGGTTTLVVGPARRLVRDYASLAGTIRNCAGGPTPWGTWISCEETFNKGDVGVVRHGYNFEVPANAEIGLADPIPLKAMGRFSHEAVAVDPATGYIYETEDRGDSCFYRFVPAVGKPNAPGQLVQGGKLYALKVVDKPTLNTTNNPNSAGTIGLVPVGVPLKVEWVPIENPDPDVEDKAQGLGVRYEAQSKGAAIFYRGEGAWYAKGLIYFVATQGGPPAVDSTVGNGQVWVYDPKAETVTLLVEAAPSGELLDEPDNITVAPFGDLFLCEDGGGEQFVVGVDTKGELYQFARNAYNESEFAGACFSPDGQTLFVNMQNPGITYCIWGPWLGKS
- a CDS encoding alkaline phosphatase D family protein → MKTRLSRRLFLAFSTITASLVIGSKWLKPALAKFTTEEGDTVQSGDVTDTSAIIWARNNAETNARLVVEITTLRRFRKLVQTVKGPQVSQNTDYTGKVDISRLRPNQTYYYRVLWEDSQNKARQGGVGVFRTAPTPVQTRPVRFVWLADLAGQGWGRNPDLEITTTEGDVIKGGYVAFEVMRRFELDFAVFLGDNIYADNEIPSQKGIPVEVGGGTWVNNPPKDFQAVSLAEFRENWKYNLEDDKLRRFLAQTPIYIQWDDHEAVNNWYPGEILTEAPYNGLSADVLAERAKQALFEYSPIRGDKIYRKYRYGKHLELFLLDERSYRGPNTENSNPNGIEMLGQEQFEWLKKSLKASQATWKVISSDDPFSIVTGSTSDRDAWGQGSPEVLGREVQLSQLLQFIKNEGIKNVVVITADVHYAAAISYEPERAVFKDFNPFWEFVVGPIHAGAFGQNELDPSFGPKYEYVRAPQTATSQLPQNLPPPNLHSFGLAEVNSQGQLLVRIHDITGKVLYEKLLNPQS
- a CDS encoding iron uptake porin, with product MTANTAFAAAQQVKINNQREEIQKKDFPLVSNQKLEITNNFENSGNHPMAQVTSVSQFSDVQPTDWAFGALQSLVERYSCIAGYPNGTYRGNHTLTRYEFAAGLNACLDRINELIATNTESLITKEDLATLQKLQEEFAAELSTLRGRVDTVEAHTAELEANQFSTTTKLQGQVVVALTDVLAGNKINGEEIEDKNTALGARSRLEFVTSFSGKDTLFTRIQASNIKDSELGTPEGKFFFTEGEEEGTNDALLDSLWYKFPLGENTSVIAIANEGDAEDITETINLFDGDGAFGALSRFGTRNPIYYQVNGAGVGISHKFTEALELSLGYLAEDANDPESGDGLFNGPYGLLAQLTIEPSENLEIGLTYINSYKRTTDTGSNAANLNVESPSGVNFTEVPFSSNSYGVEASFRVAPKITLGGWVGYTSNRTLSTLGGRVDRGDFQTWNYAVTLGISDLGKQGNLIGLIFGMEPKVTSSSISELPEDQDTSYHIEGFYQYQLTNNITITPGIIWLTAPDHNSNNNDIVIGAVRTTLSF
- a CDS encoding alkaline phosphatase family protein, yielding MKVSKNQEYLLGLILATALSANIQSASARTTNPVGNLKDGAALLPTGQIITPAAAPGSTFAPLGTELRADDNADAAEAVTTALSPDGKTLLILTSGYNQNFKNEKTGDTFTYPVLDPLTGKPTAVKTPKAEWVFVYDVSSGSLIKRQQLNIPNTYNGLAWAPDGKRFYVSGGIDDRIYVYAFNGKEYAPDAPFILLGHNSNQNDPFPKYDGGLLKDTPAKSIATGAVVAGIAVSKDGKTLVAANFENDSISIIETTTRQVSQEIKFFVPGSKEATGEFPFDVALQNTKSGAVAKVFVTSQRDNEVLAVDIASGTITRIPVGDQPNKMQLSPDQSRLYVANGNSDSISVINTSNNKVIKNISLSRAGDKYKGANPNSLALSRDGNRLYVTLGGENAVAVVELRNGRVIGRIPTGWYPNSVSVSQDSGKLYIVNAKSSSGPNPSNSRTTPAGQARNTTFRNEYNWALEKAGISVIPIPHRAILATLSVQVYKNNGFNNRRSDPMMNFLQNKIKHVIYIVKENRTYDQVLGDLPIGNGDPELTLFPQRISPNHHKLALEFVTFDNFYDSGESSGVGWNWSTYARTTDYTEKTQSVLYGNAGFNGLTYDYEGTNRNTILNLEQTSPQPSPVTTRVTGVIDPSGSSSILPGNTDVNAPEGDGELESNAIGGYLWDAALRAGKKVRNYGFFVDSIYYNTDQTDPTKPIANPDPNQPPYIPISAKPAADKIPQAPVGKAVLQDKTDIYYRGYDQKNSDIYLYNEWARDVEEHGLPDLMLVRLPHDHFGEFDKAVAGLNTPELQMADNDYAVGLLVEKISRMPEWKETAIFVIEDDSQNGPDHVDSHRSLAYIISPYTKRGALVSTNYNTVSMLRTMEDLLGIGYLGMNDANAEPMSDAFTKNPNFAPYVAVVPGNLCADPVDPNLVPACKDPNAQKTAAMPILRDRKWWAQKTKDFNFRVEDKLDPEEFNEILWTGIKGDDVPYPEERSRANLRTNRAQLLKRWQLSESENHK
- a CDS encoding lysylphosphatidylglycerol synthase domain-containing protein, producing MSKKPKLNLSSLFGLLLLVLSLWAISNELREYNYHDVLKNLAAIPKNLLVVSIGLTALGYCAIAFYDILGFKYIGFSLSWKKIALTNFISSVFSNTIGFALLTGSAIRYRFYSTWGISSLAIAQIIAFVNFTFWLGMFALAGFIFLANPLTIPTQLHLPFATVRPIGIIFLLLIITYLLGSLFIKQPLRIHSHEFKFPSFKISLAQIVVSSCDWVFAAAVLYILLPANTSLSYLDFLGIYLLAMFAGVISNVPGGLGVFETVILLILSSRVSAAAILGSLLAYRGVYYFLPFIVAAALLGLYELPLLRWSTFRRFFHHMIIKIRIRPNSKRK